Proteins encoded within one genomic window of uncultured Draconibacterium sp.:
- a CDS encoding RagB/SusD family nutrient uptake outer membrane protein: MKKIVYILLVSLVLASCSESFLEETPIGELTPEQILTPENIEGTVISAYAVLNGQFDEASNAFNSPASNWNFGDVVSDDAYKGGGGTGDQNQIHLMEIFATDPTVMDIERKWLALYEGIRRANNAIRLLNESKDFDSSLKAQRIAEMQFLRGHYHFEAKKIYGNICWVDETVETKEQFYHVANTDLTSDEQWAKIEADFTAAYNTLPNSQDDPGRPTKMAAKAYLAKCYIFESKWSEAKSAADEVIGSGKYDLEPDFQHVFLPENDNGQEIVFSVQQTINDGSPSNYNGSIGDRLMPPGGPYAAYGFLRPSQNLVNAYRTDENGLPTFDDVDVTDEDYLDPRIDHTLARPGIPYLDLGIYDWTPREATVYGPFSPKKRMISKNSPYFLTVWPYVSALNYYIIRYADVLLWKAEAEIQLGNLDEGRTYINRIRERAKNSQYVQTVDGSEDAANYLINTYDSFANKSEAVEALQMERRLEFAQEGHRFFDLVRWGIAADVMNNYFDTEKLKRSHLTNAYFTAGKNEYQPIPQTQIDLCQGDMQQNPNYD; encoded by the coding sequence ATGAAAAAGATAGTATATATACTTTTAGTATCGCTTGTATTGGCAAGCTGTTCAGAAAGCTTTCTGGAAGAGACACCCATTGGGGAGTTAACTCCGGAGCAGATTCTAACTCCTGAAAACATTGAAGGCACAGTAATTTCAGCCTATGCCGTTTTAAACGGTCAGTTTGATGAGGCGTCGAATGCTTTTAACTCACCAGCCTCAAATTGGAATTTTGGAGATGTGGTTTCAGACGACGCATATAAAGGTGGCGGTGGAACCGGCGACCAAAACCAGATTCATTTAATGGAGATTTTTGCAACCGATCCTACCGTAATGGATATCGAAAGAAAATGGCTTGCGTTATACGAAGGAATTCGTCGTGCAAATAATGCTATTCGTTTGCTGAATGAGTCAAAAGATTTTGATTCTTCGTTAAAAGCGCAGCGCATTGCCGAAATGCAGTTTTTGCGAGGTCACTATCATTTTGAAGCTAAAAAGATTTACGGTAATATTTGTTGGGTAGATGAAACTGTTGAAACCAAAGAACAATTTTATCATGTTGCAAATACTGATTTAACGAGCGATGAGCAGTGGGCAAAAATTGAAGCTGACTTTACTGCAGCTTATAATACGCTTCCAAATTCACAGGATGATCCGGGGCGTCCAACAAAAATGGCTGCCAAAGCTTATTTGGCTAAGTGCTATATTTTTGAAAGCAAATGGAGCGAAGCAAAAAGTGCTGCCGATGAGGTAATTGGTTCCGGAAAATACGATTTGGAACCCGATTTTCAGCATGTTTTTCTTCCGGAAAACGACAATGGACAGGAAATAGTTTTTTCAGTTCAGCAAACTATAAACGATGGTTCGCCAAGTAACTACAACGGAAGTATTGGTGATCGATTAATGCCTCCGGGTGGGCCATATGCAGCCTATGGATTTCTTCGTCCGTCGCAGAACTTGGTGAACGCATACCGTACAGATGAAAACGGCTTGCCAACTTTTGATGATGTGGATGTAACTGATGAAGATTATCTTGATCCTCGTATTGATCATACCTTGGCGCGCCCGGGAATTCCTTACCTTGATTTGGGAATTTATGACTGGACTCCACGTGAAGCTACCGTTTATGGCCCGTTTAGCCCTAAGAAGAGGATGATTTCGAAGAATTCACCTTACTTCTTAACTGTTTGGCCTTATGTGTCAGCGCTTAACTACTACATAATCCGATATGCCGATGTGCTTCTTTGGAAAGCTGAAGCTGAAATTCAGTTGGGAAATCTTGACGAAGGCCGTACGTATATTAATAGGATTCGCGAGCGTGCCAAAAACAGTCAATATGTACAAACAGTTGATGGTTCAGAAGATGCAGCTAATTATTTGATTAATACATACGATTCGTTTGCGAATAAGAGCGAAGCTGTTGAAGCTTTGCAGATGGAACGTCGTTTGGAGTTTGCCCAGGAAGGTCATCGCTTTTTCGACCTGGTTCGTTGGGGTATTGCTGCTGATGTAATGAATAACTACTTCGATACCGAAAAATTGAAGCGGTCTCATCTTACAAACGCTTATTTTACAGCTGGTAAAAACGAATACCAACCTATTCCTCAAACCCAAATTGACCTTTGTCAGGGAGATATGCAACAGAATCCGAATTACGATTAA
- a CDS encoding YdcF family protein: MKRIISYSILVFLIFFVLDSCTQESIVSSSSDHSAVSKRAIILQKNFPFLNLVQSHPKIKSLISENESFKLLAKSKQQFLTENLTLENFNLFEVDSIASYFQISDVDMQASSAEWLELSETTLLAKVIDSLRTTNQFFLNNELSDQEFIQKAWQKELNGINHIISVYATGEKPRYPHIDSVSYNVRSDYYKKVLSITALNVLDDLDDILSFYESSLDFALWLLEANERNEAARFEPMELGENAAAVKQVAQTKWEEYPYSVILVPGHGPEEEGVALSPLGMMRCKLAADRYFKGLAPYIILSGGFVHPFQTPFCEAIEMKNELMNRYNIPESALIIEPHARHTTTNFRNAARLIFNYGIPSEKKALCTTTLDQSYYITNKNFDKRCIMELGYVPYKLGERLNRNDVEFYPLPESCMLDCNDPLDP; this comes from the coding sequence ATGAAACGTATTATCAGCTATTCAATACTAGTATTTCTGATTTTTTTTGTACTTGACTCGTGTACACAGGAGTCAATAGTCAGCAGTTCAAGTGATCATTCAGCAGTAAGTAAAAGAGCGATTATTCTTCAAAAGAATTTCCCTTTTTTAAACCTGGTTCAAAGCCATCCAAAAATTAAAAGCTTAATTAGCGAAAACGAATCATTTAAACTGCTGGCTAAATCAAAACAACAGTTTCTTACGGAGAATTTGACTTTAGAAAATTTCAATTTATTTGAGGTAGATTCAATTGCCTCCTACTTTCAAATTTCGGACGTTGATATGCAGGCAAGCAGTGCCGAATGGTTAGAACTCTCTGAAACGACTTTGTTGGCAAAAGTAATCGACAGTCTTCGTACAACAAATCAGTTTTTCCTGAACAATGAATTGAGTGATCAGGAGTTTATTCAAAAAGCCTGGCAAAAGGAATTAAATGGTATAAACCACATCATTTCTGTTTATGCCACGGGGGAAAAACCACGATATCCTCATATCGACTCTGTAAGCTATAATGTTCGTAGCGACTATTACAAGAAAGTACTCAGTATTACAGCTTTGAATGTTTTGGATGATTTAGATGATATCCTTTCTTTTTATGAGTCTTCGTTGGATTTTGCACTTTGGCTATTGGAAGCAAATGAAAGAAATGAGGCGGCGCGTTTTGAGCCGATGGAATTAGGCGAAAACGCAGCGGCTGTAAAACAGGTGGCTCAAACAAAATGGGAAGAATACCCTTATTCGGTCATTTTAGTACCGGGGCACGGTCCTGAAGAAGAGGGAGTCGCACTCAGTCCTCTCGGAATGATGCGCTGCAAGCTGGCTGCCGACAGGTATTTTAAAGGTTTAGCACCGTATATTATTCTTTCGGGAGGATTTGTACATCCTTTTCAGACGCCGTTTTGCGAGGCCATCGAAATGAAAAATGAATTAATGAATCGGTATAATATTCCCGAGTCTGCGCTGATTATTGAACCACATGCACGGCATACAACAACCAATTTTAGAAATGCTGCACGTTTAATTTTTAACTATGGCATTCCGTCTGAGAAAAAGGCCCTGTGTACAACTACGCTTGATCAGAGTTATTACATTACCAACAAGAATTTCGATAAAAGATGCATTATGGAATTAGGATATGTACCCTATAAATTGGGCGAACGATTAAACCGTAATGATGTGGAGTTTTATCCATTACCGGAATCGTGTATGCTTGATTGCAATGATCCCTTAGATCCTTAG
- a CDS encoding winged helix-turn-helix domain-containing protein, whose product MGKKAYLEIKESVAELQKLLVKQKSFQAGKRLRSLIEIKSGRFSTRQELADYLCVHKRTLERWINSYKSGGISELLSDKPKVKRSKIITPAIHQGLEQRVNDPHNPFQGYWDAQNWVYQEYGVEIKYQRIREYLIKHFKTKVKSPRKSHIKKDKQAEEAFLKTTKHIPRT is encoded by the coding sequence ATGGGAAAGAAAGCCTATTTGGAGATAAAAGAATCGGTAGCTGAGCTACAAAAACTGTTGGTAAAACAAAAATCATTTCAGGCAGGAAAACGGCTCAGGAGTTTAATTGAAATAAAATCCGGCAGGTTTAGTACCCGTCAAGAACTTGCAGACTATTTATGTGTGCACAAAAGGACTCTTGAAAGATGGATCAATAGTTACAAATCCGGAGGTATTTCAGAGTTGCTATCCGACAAGCCAAAAGTCAAACGATCAAAAATTATTACGCCTGCAATTCATCAAGGTCTTGAGCAAAGAGTCAATGACCCGCATAATCCGTTCCAGGGGTATTGGGATGCCCAGAACTGGGTATATCAGGAATATGGGGTAGAAATAAAATATCAACGTATCCGGGAATACCTGATAAAACATTTCAAAACCAAGGTAAAAAGCCCACGGAAATCACATATTAAGAAAGACAAACAGGCCGAAGAAGCCTTTTTAAAAACTACCAAACACATTCCACGCACTTAG
- a CDS encoding TrpB-like pyridoxal phosphate-dependent enzyme: protein MTRQKKIFLDESEMPKQWYNLAPDLPSPLNPPLGPDGNPVTPDMLAPVFPMNLIEQEVSQERWIDIPEGIREILVQWRPSPLIRAYELEEALGTPAKIYYKNEGVSPAGSHKPNTAVAQAWYNKEFGIKKLTTETGAGQWGSALSYACAQIGGIECKVFMVRVSFDQKPFRKMMMETWGGNCIASPSTETQAGRDILAQFPDTPGSLGIAISEAVEAAVTDPTGGTRYSLGSVLNHVMLHQTIIGLEAKKQLAKVGIKNPDVVIGCCGGGSNFAGLSFPFMYDKIHGADIQIIGAEPFSCPTLTKAPFIYDNGDVAQMTPLLAMNSLGHNFIPAPIHAGGLRYHGMAPLVSAALKDGLMDAIAVHQSECFEAGLLFAKTEGIIPAPETTHAIAATIREAKKAKEEGKEKTILFNFSGHGLMDLVGYNKYLGGELHDYEYPESEIAANLKKLEGYPLPK from the coding sequence ATGACTAGACAAAAAAAGATTTTTCTTGATGAATCGGAAATGCCCAAACAGTGGTATAACCTGGCCCCCGATCTTCCATCGCCGTTGAATCCACCACTTGGCCCTGATGGAAATCCCGTTACGCCGGACATGTTGGCACCTGTTTTCCCAATGAACCTGATTGAGCAGGAAGTAAGCCAGGAACGCTGGATCGACATTCCTGAAGGTATTCGTGAAATTCTGGTACAATGGCGGCCAAGTCCGTTAATTCGTGCTTACGAACTGGAGGAAGCATTGGGAACACCGGCAAAGATCTATTACAAAAACGAAGGTGTTTCGCCAGCCGGTAGTCATAAACCAAATACTGCTGTGGCGCAAGCCTGGTACAACAAAGAGTTTGGTATTAAAAAACTAACTACCGAAACCGGTGCCGGACAGTGGGGATCTGCCCTGTCGTATGCCTGTGCACAGATTGGCGGCATTGAGTGCAAAGTTTTTATGGTGCGTGTAAGTTTCGATCAGAAACCTTTCCGCAAGATGATGATGGAAACCTGGGGCGGCAACTGTATTGCAAGTCCGAGTACGGAAACACAAGCCGGTCGCGATATTTTAGCACAGTTTCCTGATACACCGGGAAGTTTGGGAATTGCCATTTCAGAAGCTGTTGAAGCTGCGGTTACCGATCCTACCGGTGGTACCCGTTACTCATTGGGTTCGGTGCTGAATCACGTGATGTTACACCAAACAATTATTGGTTTAGAAGCTAAAAAACAGCTGGCCAAAGTGGGAATTAAAAATCCGGATGTAGTGATTGGCTGCTGCGGTGGCGGTAGCAACTTCGCAGGTCTTTCATTCCCGTTTATGTACGATAAAATTCATGGTGCCGATATCCAGATTATTGGAGCCGAACCATTTAGTTGTCCGACTTTAACAAAAGCACCGTTTATTTACGATAACGGCGACGTGGCACAAATGACTCCGCTTTTGGCCATGAACAGTTTGGGGCACAACTTTATTCCTGCACCAATTCACGCAGGTGGTTTGCGTTACCACGGAATGGCTCCGCTGGTAAGTGCAGCACTAAAAGATGGTTTAATGGATGCCATTGCTGTTCACCAAAGCGAATGTTTCGAGGCCGGTTTGTTATTTGCCAAAACTGAAGGTATTATTCCTGCACCGGAAACAACGCACGCCATTGCCGCTACCATCCGCGAGGCTAAAAAAGCCAAGGAAGAAGGAAAAGAGAAAACGATCCTGTTCAACTTCAGCGGACATGGTTTAATGGATCTTGTTGGTTACAATAAATATTTGGGAGGTGAATTGCACGATTACGAATATCCGGAATCGGAAATTGCAGCCAACCTGAAAAAACTGGAAGGTTATCCGCTACCAAAATAG
- a CDS encoding IS630 family transposase, with protein sequence MDKNNYNSVNLYFQDESRFGLMSHIGKCVTARGVRPVISYQHKFASTYLYGSYSPVNGDSFVWEIDGVNVNIFEAYLNAFSKHKPEEYKIVVVDNAGFHSTKNIEVPSNIYLLNIPPYTPELNPCEQVWQYIKTRFKNQLFEDMEKLRQWLWRISNNMGTETIKSITGNHHFLNAFNAAFNN encoded by the coding sequence CTGGATAAAAATAACTACAACAGTGTTAACTTGTATTTTCAAGATGAAAGCCGCTTTGGGCTGATGAGCCATATTGGAAAATGTGTGACAGCCCGTGGGGTGAGGCCGGTTATTAGCTACCAGCACAAATTTGCATCTACCTATTTGTATGGCAGTTATTCTCCTGTTAATGGTGATTCGTTTGTTTGGGAGATCGATGGTGTCAATGTGAATATATTCGAGGCTTACTTAAATGCCTTTTCCAAACACAAGCCAGAAGAATATAAGATTGTAGTTGTTGACAATGCGGGGTTTCATTCTACAAAGAACATAGAGGTACCGAGCAATATATATTTGCTAAATATTCCACCTTACACCCCGGAGTTAAATCCATGTGAACAAGTTTGGCAATACATTAAAACAAGGTTCAAAAACCAACTATTTGAGGACATGGAAAAACTAAGGCAATGGCTGTGGCGTATATCAAACAATATGGGAACAGAAACAATTAAATCGATTACAGGAAATCATCACTTCTTAAATGCATTTAATGCGGCATTTAATAACTAA
- a CDS encoding DUF5695 domain-containing protein, which produces MASSYFRFFILFFLFTFLNSTVFAEVSDTLKISNNDFVLQAQKYGLTELRKADDIYPTNYISRRGQLGDITVRYIHNTKLDSIRASINGCTKIQKDDETVYYWSSCEKLQKALRLEQDFILEDGQLVWTIKLTNTDESAVRIEDLVIPLAYQSPYGENPQQIFEMSAIKHHHIAGDNSFFYFERPTGVAPYLVMVPQQGTSLEYWTTASHIRSERGIFKAFIHSSCTGNKEQRGTWRQYHTSELIQPNETRTYGFKFRWADDYDQIRDILVDEGLIDVEVMPGMTVPSNLNAKIALRTKQAINSIDPEFGGDQTNIKFIGKKDDSTNFYEVKFNHLGENKLIINYGDNLQTQLEFFVTEPLETLYKKRAAFLVNRQQHRDSTKWYDGLFGVYDMKNAELRGPDNADYLDTSRLEYILTCDDPGLCKAPFLASKNVVYPDKEEIEAIEYYIENFVWGGLQRTDEEEPYPYGVYGTPNWLVNRDQKAREAKTEDKNRFKMHVWRSYDYPHIMMMYYHMYQIASMYPQLTKFRDADGYLKLAKETAKAYFIYPYEILPWYETYKWGCYNELLIPELIEVLEEKGFASDASFLRSEWEKKVKYFVYDDEYPFRSEYAVDATAFESSYALAKYGVLNEMKPDSNLWFDKNYKRWYSHPAVKKEDAADFMERQNEANIAQRGTIEPMYYFLGSDYRGRSDGYVLDYMAQMGGWSILDYGLYFSDSPAVNIRLGYQSYLSSFALINSGTPETDYGFWFPGKENDGASGWAFEPQKYSRNWMQKTQGRGPWTYDGEIDLGYCGALRTAATVVSNDEIFGMVAYGGELQKVGNSYSVIPKDGLRQKLYFRDNDRKFDVILKRDGFQKNQSVQFDKDGEKIEFLIENRSGDEHQLSLVLNGLTGDYLIQAGENWSETVSLNEHAVLNLPISTEAATRIKINKK; this is translated from the coding sequence ATGGCCAGCTCATATTTTCGTTTTTTCATCCTATTTTTTCTCTTTACGTTTTTAAACTCAACGGTATTTGCAGAGGTTTCCGACACCTTAAAAATCAGCAATAATGATTTTGTTCTGCAAGCCCAAAAGTATGGCTTGACGGAGTTGAGAAAGGCGGACGATATTTATCCGACAAATTATATTAGCAGAAGGGGGCAGTTAGGAGACATCACGGTTCGCTATATTCATAATACAAAGCTCGATTCAATCCGTGCATCGATTAATGGATGTACAAAAATCCAAAAGGATGATGAAACCGTTTATTATTGGAGTTCTTGCGAGAAATTGCAGAAAGCCTTGCGGTTGGAGCAGGACTTCATCCTCGAAGATGGCCAGTTGGTTTGGACGATTAAATTAACCAACACCGACGAGTCGGCAGTTCGGATTGAAGATCTGGTAATTCCTCTTGCCTATCAAAGTCCGTATGGCGAAAATCCTCAACAGATATTTGAGATGAGTGCCATAAAACACCATCATATTGCCGGCGATAATTCCTTCTTTTATTTTGAGCGTCCAACGGGAGTAGCACCATACTTAGTTATGGTTCCGCAGCAAGGCACCTCGCTCGAATATTGGACAACCGCATCGCATATTCGTTCCGAAAGGGGAATTTTTAAAGCATTTATCCATTCGTCATGTACCGGAAATAAGGAACAACGGGGAACGTGGAGACAATACCATACTTCGGAATTAATTCAGCCAAATGAAACCCGGACGTATGGTTTTAAATTCCGCTGGGCCGATGATTACGATCAGATCCGCGATATTTTGGTTGATGAGGGATTGATCGATGTGGAAGTAATGCCGGGAATGACAGTGCCTTCGAACCTAAATGCAAAAATTGCTTTGCGCACCAAACAAGCGATTAACAGCATTGACCCCGAATTTGGAGGCGACCAAACCAACATAAAGTTTATTGGTAAAAAGGACGACAGCACTAACTTTTATGAGGTCAAGTTCAATCATTTGGGTGAAAACAAACTGATAATAAATTATGGCGATAATTTGCAAACACAATTGGAGTTTTTCGTTACCGAACCGCTGGAAACCTTGTATAAAAAGCGTGCTGCTTTTCTTGTAAATCGTCAGCAACACCGCGACTCCACAAAATGGTACGACGGATTATTTGGTGTTTACGACATGAAAAATGCCGAATTGCGTGGCCCCGATAATGCGGATTATCTGGATACAAGTCGTCTAGAATATATTCTTACCTGCGACGATCCGGGTTTGTGCAAAGCGCCGTTTCTGGCATCGAAAAATGTGGTTTATCCGGACAAAGAGGAGATTGAAGCCATTGAATATTACATCGAAAATTTTGTTTGGGGAGGTTTGCAGCGAACCGATGAGGAAGAACCTTATCCGTATGGTGTTTATGGTACGCCAAACTGGTTGGTTAACCGCGACCAAAAAGCGAGAGAAGCAAAAACCGAAGACAAGAATCGTTTTAAAATGCACGTGTGGCGATCGTACGATTATCCACACATTATGATGATGTATTATCACATGTACCAGATTGCTTCCATGTATCCGCAACTCACAAAATTTCGCGATGCCGATGGTTATCTGAAGTTAGCCAAAGAAACGGCAAAAGCTTATTTTATTTATCCGTACGAAATTCTTCCTTGGTACGAAACATATAAATGGGGCTGTTACAACGAACTACTTATTCCTGAGCTAATTGAAGTGTTGGAAGAAAAAGGTTTTGCAAGCGACGCCTCATTTTTACGAAGCGAGTGGGAGAAAAAAGTAAAGTATTTTGTTTACGATGATGAGTACCCGTTCCGTTCGGAATATGCGGTGGATGCCACTGCTTTTGAGTCGAGTTATGCGCTGGCAAAATACGGGGTGCTGAATGAAATGAAGCCCGATTCGAATTTGTGGTTCGATAAAAATTACAAACGTTGGTATTCGCATCCGGCTGTAAAAAAGGAGGATGCCGCCGATTTTATGGAGCGCCAGAACGAGGCAAACATTGCACAGCGCGGAACCATTGAACCGATGTACTACTTTTTGGGAAGCGATTACCGAGGAAGGAGCGATGGATACGTACTCGATTACATGGCTCAAATGGGCGGCTGGTCGATACTGGATTATGGCTTGTATTTTTCCGATTCGCCGGCAGTCAATATTCGATTGGGTTACCAGTCGTATTTAAGTTCGTTTGCCCTGATTAATTCAGGAACACCGGAAACAGATTACGGATTCTGGTTTCCGGGGAAAGAAAATGACGGCGCGTCGGGCTGGGCTTTTGAGCCGCAGAAATATTCACGTAACTGGATGCAGAAAACACAGGGCAGAGGTCCATGGACTTACGATGGCGAGATTGATCTTGGCTATTGCGGAGCTCTACGAACTGCTGCAACGGTAGTTTCAAACGATGAAATATTTGGGATGGTGGCCTATGGAGGAGAGCTTCAAAAAGTAGGGAATTCCTACAGTGTTATTCCGAAAGACGGCTTGCGTCAGAAACTCTATTTTCGGGACAATGACCGAAAATTTGATGTTATTCTGAAACGGGATGGATTTCAGAAGAATCAATCTGTGCAATTTGATAAGGATGGAGAAAAGATCGAGTTTTTGATAGAAAATCGTAGCGGCGATGAGCACCAGCTTTCGCTCGTACTAAATGGTTTAACGGGTGATTATCTTATTCAAGCCGGAGAAAACTGGTCGGAGACAGTGAGCCTGAATGAGCATGCCGTTTTGAATTTGCCCATTTCAACGGAGGCAGCTACACGGATAAAAATAAATAAGAAATAG
- a CDS encoding carboxypeptidase-like regulatory domain-containing protein — protein sequence MKIFLTLILVTGLFFSGLADDKDSKPANADKPSTVMITGNVADEMTGELLVGVEVKLEGTDKKAYTDFDGNFYFEDVTPGEYNIVASYISYEKNEIEKKTIDIFTNEVNVKLKPVN from the coding sequence ATGAAGATTTTTCTAACATTAATTTTAGTAACAGGTTTATTTTTTAGCGGATTGGCCGATGATAAGGATAGCAAGCCGGCAAATGCTGATAAACCATCAACAGTAATGATTACCGGAAATGTAGCCGACGAAATGACCGGCGAACTCTTGGTAGGTGTTGAAGTAAAGCTGGAAGGAACCGACAAAAAAGCTTATACCGATTTCGATGGGAACTTCTATTTCGAAGATGTTACTCCAGGCGAATACAACATTGTAGCCAGTTATATTTCTTACGAAAAGAATGAAATTGAAAAAAAGACTATTGACATATTCACAAACGAGGTAAATGTTAAGCTGAAGCCCGTGAATTAG
- a CDS encoding lipoate--protein ligase, which translates to MLCINLKNNNPFYCLATEEYLLKNFDDDIFMLWQSDKTVVVGKHQNALGEVNYRYVRENDITVARRISGGGTVYHDAGNVNFAFIKNVKSPAEISFKQFTEPVVEALAELDIEATTSGRNDLLIEGLKISGNAEHVFKNRVLHHGTLLFNSDLENLGNSIKVIPGKYTSKAVQSNRSQVANIFPFLKNEMNIEAFIDFMIGVQLKKGGAKSYTISADDEETISKLVEEKFATWDWRWAYSPKYSFTNKIEIEGRTLEIYLEVKKGRIENANLQGNYFVEPYTTELSALLVGKQHFYADIRDVLKTDNEELIYAFF; encoded by the coding sequence ATGCTTTGCATTAATCTAAAAAACAACAATCCTTTTTACTGCCTGGCTACCGAAGAGTACCTGTTAAAAAATTTCGACGACGATATTTTTATGCTTTGGCAAAGCGATAAAACTGTTGTGGTTGGCAAACACCAAAATGCGTTGGGTGAAGTGAATTACCGCTACGTACGCGAGAATGATATTACTGTTGCGCGCCGTATTTCGGGCGGAGGAACAGTTTACCACGATGCAGGAAATGTAAATTTTGCTTTTATTAAAAATGTAAAAAGTCCGGCCGAGATTTCGTTTAAACAATTTACAGAACCGGTGGTGGAAGCACTTGCCGAACTGGATATTGAAGCCACAACATCGGGCAGAAACGATTTACTGATTGAAGGTTTAAAGATATCGGGAAATGCAGAACATGTTTTTAAAAACCGTGTTTTGCACCACGGTACCTTGTTGTTTAACTCCGATCTGGAGAATCTGGGAAACAGTATAAAAGTTATACCGGGAAAATATACTAGCAAAGCGGTACAATCGAACCGTAGCCAGGTAGCCAATATTTTTCCGTTCCTTAAAAACGAAATGAACATTGAGGCGTTTATCGATTTTATGATTGGTGTACAACTGAAAAAAGGCGGAGCCAAAAGTTATACGATTTCTGCTGACGATGAGGAAACAATAAGCAAACTGGTTGAAGAAAAATTCGCAACCTGGGACTGGCGTTGGGCTTACTCGCCAAAATATTCGTTCACCAATAAGATCGAAATTGAAGGGCGGACACTTGAAATCTACCTCGAAGTAAAAAAAGGCCGGATTGAAAACGCAAACCTGCAGGGCAATTATTTTGTTGAACCTTACACCACGGAGTTATCGGCGTTATTGGTTGGCAAACAACACTTTTACGCAGATATTCGCGATGTTTTAAAAACTGATAACGAAGAATTGATTTACGCTTTCTTTTAA